The Denticeps clupeoides chromosome 10, fDenClu1.1, whole genome shotgun sequence DNA window gtagtAGCTGTTTGGTTTCCCCGATGTACAGCTCGGCGCACTCTTCACCGCACTGGACAGCATACACtacattgctcttcttctgttttggtgtcCGGTCTTTGGGATGGACGAGTCTCTGTCTCAAGAGTGTTGGCAGGTTTGAATATCGAAGGACCAGGTTCTTCCGTTGGCCCTGGGATTCAGGTTGGTCCTTTTCTTGAAGGAAGATCCTGCCTTGTTAAAGGCCCACTTGGGATATCCACAGGTTTTAAGGGCCGTCTTCAGATGCCAGTCTTCCTTAATTCTGGCTTCGgtggtgcctggttttctccacacattccgcttagaattaaggccaaaagaCCTGGGAATCTTATTTATCACCATGTTGGAGTCCTTTGGCCGTTTCTTAGCAAACTCAATGCAGGCTtttatgtgtcttgcactgaggtgAGGCTTCCATCGGGCCACACTGCCATAAaccctgactggtggagggctgcagggATGGTTAAAGGGCCTAAGGTTCTAAGGATTATGGAgtccactgtgctcttaggaaccatAAGCACAGCAAAAATCTTTTTgcaaccttggccagatctgtgccttgccacaattctgtctctgagctcttcaggcagtttcTTTGACTTCATGATCCTCATTTGCtgtgacatgcattgtgagatgtaaggtcttatatagacaggtgtccAGGTGTCAAGtccaaacacagctggactcaaatgaaggtgtagaaccatctcaaaaatggacagcacctgagttaaatatacgAGTGTCAcggcaaagggtctgaatacttaggaccatctgataaatctgcaaaaaattCAACAATTCTATGTTTTTCTATCAATATGGGgcgctgtgtgtacattaatgaggaaataaaatgaactcaaaatggctgtaatataacagtgaataatttaataattatctGTACTCACTGTACATCCATTTCAAAACAACCAGAAAAAGATCATATGATCTAAAGGAAGTATATACATTATAAATCCTACCTCAGTCATCTGTGGCCTCCGCTTTCTCCGGCGATCTAAGCACATGCAAGCTAATTTGGAGATTTCCACAGGTCCAACCGGAACAGGGACACTCAAACCCAGTTTAGGGTCCAGGTGCTTCTTGCAAATGTGTTTTGCTGCCTTGTCCAGTGTCTGCTCACGAGTCTCTTTTGCATTACTCTCAGTTTGTTCATCCCCAATCTCCGATACGAGATCTTTCTGTGAAGAATAGATTAATCACCAACACGACCATGTTGCCTCTGGACATAACGAAATACATTGACACTGTGTTTAGCGGCATACTCATCACTCACCAGGTATACTGCTTTAGAAGCGCTAGACATTTCTAAAGCTTTACGTCCGGTCAGCACTTCCAACATGACCTAAAAAGAAAGCAAGTAAATAATTTTAAGCACTATCACATGAAAGCACAAATTACTACTACGAAAAGTCTCAGGACTTCATGtaaaacatttgaacaaaatattgtaatataattttCAAAGGTAAATCTTCACATATGCTacgatgtaatgtaaatgaaatactCAAATCATTAAATTTATTACCCACATAATTAAATGAACACAGTCAATACTTGTTTGAGCTGaagggttaaataaaaaaaaaaaacaaaaaaaaaaaaaacaaatgaccttttaaattatttgcatCTGCCAACGTGCCGAAGCTTCAGTGGGAACTCACCACTCCAAAGCTGAAGACATCAGTCACTACCCCTAGTTGGCCATCCTTCAAATACTCATCAGGTAGGTACGCCAGAGTCCCCCGAACTGTCATCGTTTGAGCCACAGTGGTGGTCTTTCCAGTGGCTCTGCTTGGAGTCTGGCATAATCGTGCCAACCCAAAGTCACTGAGTTTAGGCTCCAGGTGCTCTCCGAGAAGGATGTTTGAGCTGCGAGAAGGATATGAAAGTTAGATTCACTTATCCATATGTTTATTTGTAGGCACTGTTTTTGAACCAGATCACTTCCTCTTACTgattatacagaaaaaaaaacacaaaaagtccAAAAATGTAGATAAATATGACAAACCCATCTTACATGGGCTAACTTGTTTTCAGGTTAGCTTCTacggtgctagtagcctagtgggtaacacactcgcctatgaaccagaagacacagttcaaaccccacttactaccatcgtgtccgggggggactgtccctgtaactacttattgtaaagtgctctggataagcgcgtctgataaatgctgtaaatgtaaaatgctttttaaataaatggttcTCAATTCAGCTCTATGTGGACCACCGGAATGCTTTCAATAGCCTTTCAATAAACATCAGGAACAATTTAGATAAGTAAAGACTTCTGCCATGTGGTACACATAGGACGGGAgctgaaaaaaatacagcaaaaacCCAATCTGGTGGCCTGGTAAAGACCCACCTTTTAACATCACCATGGATGACCTTAGGAGAACAGGAGTGCAGAAATTGGATGCCTTTAGCAGATCCCTTCAGAATACTGATGCGCTGCTGCCAGGAGAGGGCAGTCCTGGCCTAAGAAGAGTGAAATAAAGCCAGTTGAAGGTCAATTATTGGCTACTTCTTATTAAGCACCATTGGTAATTTAATAATTCCATCATTAAAAATCAAAAGAATCTGTACCGGACAGTGAAGTCGGTCCTCCAGGGAGCCGTTGGGCATAAGAACGTACAGCAGGCAGTGTGTGCCCCCTCCAATGCTGTAGCCTACAAAGTCCATAATGTTGGGATGCCTGTATCTAAACACACGAGTGAATAGAAAGTAAGATGAGCTTAAACAAGAACACTGCGAACATGTTATCTTTAAACGTGGTGCAGCAAgagttggaaaaccatttttaAGGACCCCAACGAAAGAAAAAGAGCAGCAGAAGATAGAAAACACTGACCACATAAGAGAACTGCTGAAAGTACAGGGGAGGTCCGTAACCAACTCGAATTTCTAGGTCAGGATATTGATGTGGTGTGCAACATCATGCACAAGGGATTTCCACAAAAGGGCTCTGTATTGGCAAAGAGGTATATAAAATTAAGGCTGCGGGGCCGTCTAAAAGGTCACCCAGGTACGGTTTTCAGTATGTTGCAAAGGTGAGCAAGAGTGAAAGCAAATCAATGTTCCAAAAAATCATCTGAATTactttcaaattctttttttttttttaaataatatgttcGCCATGTGATGAGATGAAGATCCACAATATTATCCAGacaacactttatttatttttttgtaagacCAGCTCTTATCGTGGTCGTATCTTTTTGTGGCCTGATATGTGGCCTAGTCACAAGGAGAGTGAGAGTGTGCGACATGATTCATGTAACTGAAACACTTGAATGTTCCAAAAGAAGAGGGGATGGGAGAAGGAAAAAGGAAAGCAGCAAATTCCCCAgcatacacaaaaataaaaaagaagccaGATGTAACAGAGGACCAAgcaaacttatttttttatgaatataagAGAGATTGTGTAAAATGACTAGATGCTTTaaagagtgggaaaaaaaacaaagcaaagcaaTACTGGATCAGACATGAGCTAGAATTAAATTAGAAAGGCCATCTTACATTGAGAGATTTTCCACCTCAGTCTTAAAACTTTGCTTCAGAATTGTCCAATCAAGTTGTGAATCCTAGAACAAGAGGACAATTAAACGTGCATCGGAATTGTTCTTAACACagcttctctctcactcacctcTTTTAACTTCTTTACAGCAAAGTCAGTGTTCCTCATAGTGGCTCGGTACACAAGGCCAAATCCTCCCTCTCCAATCCGGCGAGCCTCTGAGAAGTTCTCCGTCcccctctggatttcctcaaatGACCAGCACATGGCACGGATTGAAGGAGAATCCATAGATAACAAGCTCTGTGGCTGTGATAGACACTACAAATATGGGAACGGGTATAAATTAGTAACCAAATGAACAAAGCTCATTGTTCCAGAAGGTATGTGTTGCAGGATCTGCTACATTGAGCACTGTACCTCCTCCACTGTAGACATGACTCTTTCTTTGGACTCCATACCCAAAGGTGGAGGTTCAGGTTCAGGCAGGGGCTTGGTTTCTACAAGAAGTAAAGGTTTGATCACAACACACCCTGGAGCATTTTTTGGCACCTCAAGTCACACTGTTAAGTCAGTCTGACCTGGAACTGTGGGAGGCTTTGTGACTTCTTTGGTGGGATCAGTGAACAGTGAGGAAAGGCATGTTGGCATTAATGAAGACGGCTTTGGGTTACGGTCGGGCTGTGCATTAGGTTTCcctgaaagcaggaaaaaaaaaaaacgacgtgAGGTGAGCAACAAGACGACGATTAACTGTTCCAGTAAAACTTGAATGATGAATCCTTGGAAGGAAGCGACAAGGTTATGAGTAAGAGGACCGGAAGACCCGCGACTTTCAGCAGAAACAAAAACTCATCACCACTTTCTGCATACTGATCAGTCCATTTCAGTACGCAACAACCCCGCATGTGTCACAATGTTAAGAGGAAACAGCTGGACTTTCCATTTTAAAGTGTGAACATCTGAACATGGGTTCTGGGGACATCCCAGGCACTGCTCACAATTCAGAACGATGTCCCGAGCCCGAAACAAGCTCAGCTCTTCCAGGACGCGCAGGAGCTCGGACACTGTGCCGTTGCGGTTGCCCCAGCTGTTCATGAGCCGGTCCGTCCTGCCCTCGCAGTTCTGGATCTGCCGGAGCTCCGTCTGATCCAGCGCCACGCGCGAGGCTGGAAAAGTGGGACAACGCCGGTCAGTCACATTCCATTGCAAAACTAATTCGATCAATatgcctttttaaaaattggtttACTGATTAATGACTTCGGTTGGCATTCATTACTGCCCCCccatataaaaacagaaataaatacataaataataatattattttttgcattgtcaCAGTCTGGAAAATCTTTACTGAACTAGCAGGCTGATGTGGTTGCGGGCAggttggaggggaaaaaaggggaaactGTGCGCGCTGAATGTGACTTGCAAATACAGTCCGATCTGAAAACGGGCTCCCCAGTCTGGTAAATTCCCCCCCTGCGGGGGCTGAAAACGACATTTTCTTCAGCGGACCAGCTCCGAGGGCGGCCGGGAGGCGCACAGATGCGATTTGTCTCCTTAAAACCGACGGCATGTCGAGGTTTTAAATCCCGCAAGTTCGCTATGCGAGAAGCGCCGTGGAACCACAAACGGCACAAGGAAAAGGTtgggacggtggtggcctagcggttaaggaagcggccccgtaatcagaaggttgccggttcgaatcccgatcagccaaggtgccactgagcaaagcatcgtccccacacactgctccccgggcgcctgtcatggccgcccactactcactcagggtgatgggataaatgcagaggacaaatttcactgtgtgcaccgtgtgctgtgctgctgtgtatcacatgtgacaatcacttcactacttCTTCTAAAGGTcacttttcttaaaaaaaaaaaaaaaaaaaaacacatacttcCCTATTTATTCCCTAGTTGCGTCACCCTTGACTTTATTCGGCAAGCAGCGAACCAGAAGCACCCTTCTAGCCCCGAAGCTGCGGCTAGTTTCTTCGCTAGCCGAAGCGGGCCAGCTAAACCCCCGAAGACACGGGCGCCGTTCAAGCGACCGCGCCGACGACGTCCTTACCGAATCTCGTCCAGTCGGAGTGCGACAGCGTGTCCATAACTCGGCAGAAGTCGCTCACCACGACCGGGGGCAGGTCGTACAGGTAGCCCGCGCTCGACATTTTCCAGCGGCAGCGGGCCTCCCAGTTGGCATACTCGGCCGTACCGGACCGGACCGAGGCGGGTACCGCGGCCCCGTCACCAGCGCCCGACTGGCCCGTGTCGGCTTGCGAAGTGTCCGCACACGTTGTCGGCGAACGAACGCGCGCGTACCGGCTCATTTCAAGCGAACGACTCACTCGTTTATTTACTAAAGGCGGAGTTTTAGTTTCTCGGTTCAATCGCCGAGATCCATTAAAAACTGGTACCGATGAAAAAGACTGAGGGGtataatatgtataatttaaaaaaaatgtgttataatAACATTTAAGCTATTGAAATAAAATGCGCGATTGTCCCTTTAACAAAGAGCCATTTTGGTGAGCAGTTTGAAGGCAAGTGATCCGATACACTCGGATCAGCGCGGTTCGCGGGGCGAAGGATCTGCTTAGCGCACACTGCACCCTGCTGGACCGAAACATGAACTCTTGTTAACCTGCTGACCCCGAAACGTCGAGAGCCGCGCTTTAACCCTGTGGTGCCCGCATGCCTGCCTCCAGAAAAGGACTTTCAGGCTCACCGTCGCGTTTGAACGAAGCCACCCTGTAAAATATGACGTCATAAAGCACGAGGATTTTTGTATGACGTTCAGTACTATTATGCATTTCTTAATAATGAATTACTAACTACAGGCAATAGTCTACGAGACCCGAAACTACACAATTAAGCGCAAAGGGAAAAATATTCCACAAACAGTAACTATTACATACTTAAATGGACAAATTTATGTTTGTCAAATCATATGCAACCatggttcatgtttttttcatctctttttttttgttaacaataaaaagataaaaaaaaaccaataccAACAGTAAacataaataatgtgtgtgtgtgtgtgtatatatatatatatatatacacacacacacacacatacacacacacacacaccagtaataCAGACAATTCCATTAAGAATTTAACGTATTTCATTTCATAACATATTCAAGACTATGACTTGCTAATGACCATT harbors:
- the irak1 gene encoding interleukin-1 receptor-associated kinase 1, which translates into the protein MSRYARVRSPTTCADTSQADTGQSGAGDGAAVPASVRSGTAEYANWEARCRWKMSSAGYLYDLPPVVVSDFCRVMDTLSHSDWTRFASRVALDQTELRQIQNCEGRTDRLMNSWGNRNGTVSELLRVLEELSLFRARDIVLNWKPNAQPDRNPKPSSLMPTCLSSLFTDPTKEVTKPPTVPETKPLPEPEPPPLGMESKERVMSTVEECLSQPQSLLSMDSPSIRAMCWSFEEIQRGTENFSEARRIGEGGFGLVYRATMRNTDFAVKKLKEDSQLDWTILKQSFKTEVENLSIYRHPNIMDFVGYSIGGGTHCLLYVLMPNGSLEDRLHCPARTALSWQQRISILKGSAKGIQFLHSCSPKVIHGDVKSSNILLGEHLEPKLSDFGLARLCQTPSRATGKTTTVAQTMTVRGTLAYLPDEYLKDGQLGVVTDVFSFGVVMLEVLTGRKALEMSSASKAVYLKDLVSEIGDEQTESNAKETREQTLDKAAKHICKKHLDPKLGLSVPVPVGPVEISKLACMCLDRRRKRRPQMTEVFKQLEEVSSSQKTSCCIHATVNVSSDLPDPSPPKTLFSSDEMGSLGREFSKLGPQEDTYYCLQIPQISSLRSSASQSSELPKSEKIVGTWDTPVSSRIPCESDESQGYSQYSFHSGSGGNSETQWSRNENAGSYGSTAAASLQPTSAGIPSQKVVVNPVKQRLVQKIKLYEAGFIASSDLLSSGGSMSNPSQEPVESDELAGSPLQTKST